DNA sequence from the Agromyces aureus genome:
CGCCGCTCGCGGAGCGTCGCGATGCTCGTCACGAGGAACATCACGATGAACGGGAAGAGCGCGATCATCGCCGGCCCGATCTCGTCGAACACCTCGGTGTCGCTGAAGATCCACGCGACGAGGCCGATCAGCAGGCTCGGCACGATGAGCAGCAGGCCGATCGTGCGCGGATCGTGGCGGATCTGCGAGAGCACGCGGCCGGTGGTCGCGAACGTGCGGGCGAGGTTCATCGGGTCGCCTCCGGTCCGTTCGCCCCGGGGGCCAGGTCCGGTTCGCCGCGCTCGATGAGGCGCAGGAACGCCGTCTCGACGTCGTCGGTGCCGGTGAAGGCGAGCAGTCCCTCGACGGTGTCGTCGGCGAGCAGTTCGCCGTCGCGCATGAGCAGCAGCCGGTCGCAGCGCTTGGCCTCGTCCATGACATGGCTGGAGACGAGCAGGGTCGCCCCGTCGTCGGCGAGGCTCCGGAACAGGTCCCAGAGCTGCACGCGCAGCACGGGGTCGAGCCCGACCGTGGGTTCGTCGAGCACGAGCACCTCCGGCTCACCGAGCAGCGCGGCCGCGAGCGAGACCCGACCGCGTTGCCCGCCCGAGAGCGAGCCGACGAGGCGGTCGGCGACCCGGCCGAGGTCGGTGCGCTCGATGACGCGGTCGACATCGGATGCCGGTGCTCCGAGCACCCGGCGGAAGTAGGCCAGGTTCTGGCGCACCGTGAGGTCGTCGTAGACGCTCGCCT
Encoded proteins:
- a CDS encoding ABC transporter ATP-binding protein, with amino-acid sequence MINRSDAAGAAVVVDDLHVRRGGNAVLDGLSLTVPSGAIVGLLGPSGSGKTTLMRSIVGVQVVASGSIEVLGLPAGSSPLRTRVAYVTQQASVYDDLTVRQNLAYFRRVLGAPASDVDRVIERTDLGRVADRLVGSLSGGQRGRVSLAAALLGEPEVLVLDEPTVGLDPVLRVQLWDLFRSLADDGATLLVSSHVMDEAKRCDRLLLMRDGELLADDTVEGLLAFTGTDDVETAFLRLIERGEPDLAPGANGPEATR